A single genomic interval of Prunus dulcis chromosome 5, ALMONDv2, whole genome shotgun sequence harbors:
- the LOC117628390 gene encoding F-box/LRR-repeat protein At5g63520, producing MDEASSSSSTIRNKNDMKRPQTTAAGLLSPINDDLLHNILSRLPALSFASAACVSKSWNQICSRILSRPKLASALSLHPSPKAAVKEVIEKVLAEPIRPHFVVANIGSGFRLYDIFRLISRKLGSSVPFIISTSSGIIGRDALTHEVKEVKWGDVCGDGSDEDCSIPAKDVNYGILLTVGFVPGLKVDAIPLLRSTKEPREVLLDKFIKDIKDYTASVSGCTFPVAIMMFGDGLINMKPIIDALDYSMPMETVIVGDERGRFLYRSGNESRNVCGSAKYFSDAVALIFARDKDKPSGIGDIQFQIALSKGVSTVGSRHKAVSVKENHCEHSTWLTARREGHPETLDGQQLLNDINDELEDYADSSDLYIGVIKRRNISMGSEKPRMITSLEFHGVVGGDDEYLYVSGVGIKTADYFHFYRSDPESALSSCNNVSLSLKKLKSDEDSKHRRHISEVFGGFMFACCGRGESFFGRVNVDGSPFVENFPGVPLAGIFCGGEIGRGPSRLTGEAHKDSDARCNMHVYSTIYLVLSYTPLPLEH from the exons ATGGACGAGGCATCGTCGTCGTCCTCGACGATCAGAAACAAAAACGACATGAAACGGCCCCAAACGACGGCGGCAGGGTTGTTATCGCCGATAAACGACGACCTTCTCCACAACATCCTCTCGCGCCTGCCCGCCTTATCCTTCGCATCGGCGGCGTGCGTTAGCAAATCCTGGAACCAAATCTGCAGTCGAATCCTCTCTCGCCCAAAACTCGCCTCTGCCCTCTCTCTCCACCCCTCGCCTAAG GCTGCTGTGAAAGAGGTTATCGAGAAGGTTCTAGCTGAGCCGATACGACCTCATTTCGTTGTAGCTAATATTGGCAGTGGGTTTCGCTTGTATGACATTTTCAGGCTT ATATCAAGAAAATTGGGGTCCAGCGTTCCGTTTATCATTTCTACTTCAAGCGGAATTATTGGAAGAGATGCTCTTACCCATGAAGTCAAAGAG GTTAAGTGGGGAGATGTTTGTGGTGATGGAAGTGATGAAGATTGCTCTATACCAGCAAAGGATGTGAACTACGGCATCCTTTTGACTGTTGGCTTTGTGCCGGGATTGAAAGTTGATGCTATCCCACTATTAAGATCAACAAAG GAACCTCGAGAGGTCTTGCTTGATAAATTCATCAAGGATATTAAAGATTACACAGCCTCTGTTTCAGGTTGCACCTTCCCTGTTGCAATTATGATGTTTGGA GATGGGCTTATTAACATGAAACCAATAATTGATGCATTGG ATTATTCTATGCCTATGGAAACGGTGATTGTGGGTGATGAGAGAGGTCGCTTTTTATATAGAAGTGGGAACGAGTCTAGAAATGTCTGTGGGAGTGCAAAATACTTTTCAGATGCTGTTGCTCTTATATTTGCCAGGGACAAAGACAAGCCATCTG GTATCGGAGATATTCAATTCCAAATTGCATTGTCAAAAGGAGTGTCAACAGTAGGTTCCAGGCACAAGGCTGTTTCTGTTAAAGAGAACCACTGTGAGCATTCTACTTGGCTAACTGCTAGAAGAGAAGGACACCCAGAGACTCTTGATGGTCAACAACTTCTTAATGACATCAACGACGAG TTAGAAGATTATGCTGATTCTTCTGATCTATACATTGGGGTTATAAAACGAAGAAATATCTCCATGGGATCAGAGAAGCCAAGAATGATTACGTCCTTGGAATTCCATGGAGTTGTAGG AGGAGATGATGAGTACCTTTATGTCAGTGGTGTTGGCATTAAAACTGCCGATTACTTCCATTTCTATCGTTCTGACCCCGAATCTGCATTATCTTCATGCAACAATGTCTCCTTAAGCCTTAAAAAGTTGAAGTCAGATGAAGATTCAAAACATCGTCGTCATATAAGCGAAGTATTTGGGGGTTTTATGTTCGCTTGTTGTGGCCGTGGTGAGTCATTCTTCGGACGCGTCAATGTTGATGGATCTCCCTTCGTGGAGAACTTCCCTGGGGTTCCACTGGCAGGAATATTTTGCGGGGGAGAAATTGGACGTGGCCCTTCAAGGTTGACTGGGGAAGCACATAAAGATAGTGATGCTCGTTGCAATATGCATGTTTACAGCACCATTTATCTTGTACTATCATATACTCCATTACCATTGGAGCATTAG
- the LOC117628523 gene encoding F-box/LRR-repeat protein At5g63520-like, which translates to MAAKPDMVAEVEMADAKGVFSPAHDDVSVSILARPPAVSFASSAACVGKTWNQSCNKILSRPRFSSALSFNPDLHAALDEVLADAFSKALRPDFIIAYIGINFSLEETHHLITEKVGPGIPVITNKAKGLIGTDVQTDKLREVIWGSTDGDSEWNENNSNRGIVLSVGYMPGLKVDVIPLLRPKNEQQLTMDDHFLMEIMDFTCAASGSLSPSCIIMFGDKNEDMNPILTILDQVMPDETAIVGDASAAFLCTQMDEAENYNKDAFSFAAAALVFARDQYKPEDIGETEFHVTVSSGIIPFGPYFKTVSVLEKHCLCSWVSAIMLGFESVIIDCYDVLMELKSQIKKPDMYIGVTQRRNYSILEKPPSSIRSLSFHEVKDGEGDFILVDGIGIKPGDIFFFYHADAENALITIDQARRKLKTLREDYEKNGREVFGGFIFSCENRGVSFFKSPGVDSKPFAMNFPGVPVAGMFGNGGEIGRGALLGVKKNLRLNGPRSCVHAYSSVYLAMSYVPPPEAPMIIDE; encoded by the exons ATGGCTGCAAAACCAGACATGGTTGCAGAAGTGGAAATGGCTGATGCAAAAGGAGTGTTTTCTCCGGCACACGACGACGTTTCAGTGAGCATTCTGGCGAGACCACCCGCCGTTTCTTTCGCATCATCAGCTGCCTGTGTTGGCAAAACGTGGAACCAAAGCTGCaacaaaattctttctcgTCCCCGGTTCTCTTCAGCTTTATCTTTCAATCCGGACCTGCAT GCTGCCTTAGATGAGGTTCTTGCTGACGCTTTCTCTAAGGCGCTTCGACCGGACTTCATTATCGCATACATCGGCATAAATTTTAGCTTGGAAGAAACTCACCACCTT ATCACTGAGAAGGTAGGCCCTGGAATTCCGGTTATAACCAATAAGGCCAAGGGACTAATTGGCACTGATGTCCAAACTGATAAGCTCAGAGAG GTGATTTGGGGATCGACTGATGGTGATTCTGAGTGGAATGAGAACAATTCGAACAGAGGGATTGTTTTGTCTGTCGGATACATGCCCGGTTTGAAAGTCGATGTCATCCCACTCTTAAGGCCAAAGAAT GAACAACAATTGACTATGGATGACCACTTTCTGATGGAAATTATGGATTTCACCTGCGCTGCTTCAGGTTCTTTATCCCCATCTTGTATCATAATGTTTGGG GATAAAAATGAGGATATGAATCCCATTCTTACCATCCTTG ATCAGGTCATGCCTGATGAGACAGCCATTGTTGGTGATGCAAGTGCCGCCTTTCTGTGCACTCAAATGGATGAAGCCGAAAATTATAATAAGGATGCGTTCTCTTTCGCCGCTGCTGCTCTCGTTTTCGCGAGGGATCAATACAAGCCTGAAG ACATAGGGGAGACTGAGTTTCATGTCACAGTGTCGAGCGGTATAATACCATTTGGTCCTTATTTCAAGACGGTTTCAGTTCTGGAGAAGCATTGTCTTTGTTCATGGGTTTCTGCCATAATGCTAGGATTCGAAAGTGTCATTATCGATTGCTACGATGTTTTAATGGAACTGAAAAGCCAG ATCAAAAAGCCTGATATGTACATTGGGGTCACACAAAGAAGAAACTACTCCATTTTGGAAAAACCACCAAGCTCCATAAGATCCTTGTCCTTCCATGAAGTTAAGGA TGGAGAGGGAGACTTCATCCTTGTTGATGGCATTGGTATCAAACCTGGtgatatcttcttcttctaccaTGCAGATGCTGAAAATGCCTTGATCACCATTGATCAAGCCCGTCGCAAACTTAAAACTTTGCGTGAAGATTATGAGAAAAACGGGCGAGAAGTGTTTGGAGGCTTCATCTTCTCCTGTGAAAATCGCGGTGTGTCATTTTTCAAGAGTCCTGGAGTTGATAGCAAGCCATTTGCTATGAACTTTCCTGGAGTTCCAGTAGCTGGTATGTTTGGCAATGGTGGGGAGATTGGACGTGGTGCTTTGCTTGGTGTTAAGAAAAATCTACGACTAAATGGTCCTCGCAGCTGTGTCCATGCCTACAGCTCTGTTTACTTGGCCATGTCATATGTTCCTCCTCCTGAGGCTCCAATGATCATAGATGAGTAG
- the LOC117627318 gene encoding gamma carbonic anhydrase-like 2, mitochondrial, with translation MAALARISRKALTSFSSSAQPTSLHRTFAAEASKAADITPSPDRVKWDYRGQRKIIPLGQWLPKIAVDAYVAPNVVLAGQVTVNDGASVWPGSVLRGDLNKITVGFCSNVQERCVLHAAWSSPTGLPAETSIERFVTIGAYSLLRSCTIEPECIIGQHSILMEGSLVETHAILEAGSVVPPGRRIPTGELWAGNPARFVRTLTHEETLEIPKLAVAINDLSKEYFQEFLPYSTVYLEVEKFKKSLGISI, from the exons ATGGCGGCCTTAGCTCGCATCTCCAGAAAAGCCCTAACCTCCTTCTCCAGCTCAGCCCAGCCTACCTCACTCCACCGCACCTTCGCCGCCGAAGCATCAAAAGCCGCGGACATAACACCCTCGCCGGATCGGGTCAAATGGGACTACCGAGGTCAGAGAAAGATAATCCCGCTAGGCCAGTGGCTGCCGAAGATCGCCGTCGACGCCTACGTGGCACCCAACGTGGTCTTGGCCGGACAGGTCACGGTAAACGACGGAGCCTCCGTTTGGCCTGGGTCGGTCCTACGCGGTGATCTCAATAAGATCACCGTCGGCTTCTGCTCCAATGTTCAGGAACGCTGTGTCCTTCACGCTGCTTGGTCTTCCCCTACAG GACTTCCAGCAGAGACATCCATTGAGAGGTTTGTGACTATTGGTGCATACAGTCTGTTACGGTCCTGTACAATTGAGCCAGAATGCATTATTGGGCAGCATTCGATTCTCATGGAAGGTTCCTTGGTGGAGACCCATGCTATCCTTGAAGCTGGATCTGTCGTTCCCCCAGGGAGAAGAATTCCAACTGGTGAACTTTGGGCTGGAAACCCAGCAAGGTTTGTCCGAACCCTGACGCATGAAGAGACCTTGGAAATCCCCAAACTTGCTGTCGCAATAAATGATTTAAGCAAAGAATATTTCCAAGAATTCCTCCCTTACTCCACAGTATACTTGGAGGTTGAAAAGTTCAAGAAGTCTTTGGGGATTTCTATTTGA